In a single window of the Litorilituus sediminis genome:
- a CDS encoding DNA-3-methyladenine glycosylase I: MEKNSCRCPWLDTSKADYVDYHDKEWGVPVLDDNKMFEYLVLESAQAGLSWYTILKRREGYRKAFANFDVNKVAAFTPEDEARLVEDTGIIRHKGKIAATVNNAKQFIAIQQEFGSFVKYIWAFVDNKVQVSNIDNLEDYPATNHVSDALSKDLKKRGFKFVGSTTIYAHLQAAGLINDHSNDCYRKQEIIDSYESLGLAWQQI; the protein is encoded by the coding sequence ATGGAAAAAAATAGTTGTCGCTGCCCTTGGTTAGATACCTCAAAAGCAGATTATGTTGACTACCATGATAAAGAATGGGGCGTGCCAGTATTAGATGACAATAAAATGTTTGAATACTTGGTACTTGAATCTGCCCAGGCAGGATTAAGTTGGTATACCATTTTGAAACGTCGCGAAGGTTATCGAAAAGCCTTTGCTAATTTTGATGTAAACAAGGTAGCAGCATTTACGCCAGAAGATGAAGCACGCTTAGTAGAAGATACCGGTATTATTCGCCATAAAGGAAAAATAGCTGCAACTGTCAATAACGCTAAGCAATTTATTGCTATTCAACAAGAATTTGGCAGTTTTGTGAAATACATATGGGCATTTGTTGATAACAAAGTTCAGGTAAGCAATATTGATAACCTTGAAGACTACCCTGCTACTAACCATGTATCAGATGCCCTAAGTAAAGATTTGAAAAAGCGTGGTTTTAAATTTGTTGGTTCGACAACAATTTATGCTCACCTGCAGGCAGCAGGCTTAATTAACGATCACAGTAATGATTGTTATCGTAAACAAGAAATCATTGATAGTTATGAATCACTAGGCTTAGCTTGGCAACAAATATAG
- a CDS encoding IS5 family transposase: MPRLMLTDKRWLKLLQVMKSTGRIYNKPKHRMTFEGILYRLRTGIPWRDLPTEFGGWSSIYRRFNLWSKKGLLNMLFNELAKLSDYDWVFLDGSIVRAHQHSTGAATDNSEQIGKSRGGNSTKIHLAVDSGGLPICFELSEGQRHDIVHAESLVAQLDDVNTVVCDKGYDSEPFRKFVRELGGVTVIAKRNYGQDIDKTSMDWCLYKYRHLVENAFARIKHFRAISTRYDKLGRNYASMVSLAFMLMWLPMYC, encoded by the coding sequence ATGCCTAGACTAATGCTAACTGATAAGCGGTGGTTAAAGCTACTTCAAGTAATGAAGAGCACTGGCCGCATATACAACAAACCAAAACACAGAATGACGTTTGAGGGGATATTATATCGACTGAGAACAGGCATCCCGTGGCGCGATTTACCAACAGAGTTTGGCGGCTGGAGTAGCATTTATCGTCGCTTTAATTTGTGGTCGAAGAAAGGCTTATTGAATATGCTATTCAATGAGTTAGCCAAACTTTCAGATTATGATTGGGTCTTTCTTGATGGTTCTATAGTTCGAGCACACCAACACAGTACAGGGGCTGCTACTGACAATTCTGAACAAATAGGAAAAAGTCGAGGGGGAAATTCAACTAAAATTCACTTGGCAGTGGATAGTGGTGGTTTGCCAATTTGCTTTGAGCTATCAGAAGGTCAACGACACGACATCGTTCATGCAGAAAGTTTGGTAGCGCAGTTAGATGATGTAAATACCGTAGTTTGTGATAAAGGGTATGACAGTGAGCCATTTCGCAAATTTGTTCGAGAGCTGGGCGGGGTAACGGTTATTGCCAAACGTAATTACGGACAAGACATAGATAAAACAAGCATGGATTGGTGCTTATACAAATATCGTCATTTGGTTGAAAATGCATTTGCGAGAATCAAGCATTTTAGAGCTATTTCAACGAGATATGATAAATTAGGAAGGAATTATGCCAGCATGGTATCGCTGGCATTTATGTTAATGTGGCTACCGATGTACTGCTGA
- a CDS encoding DUF938 domain-containing protein — MNKPFSQACENNKRPILEILTKEFSTVNHVLEVGSGTGQHAVFFGQHLPHLTWQTSDLLVNHAGINAWLDEAALDNVQKPIVLDLDDSFPQLDKNRPIDALYTANTLHIVSWPLVVNFFKLIEKNLPANAVICIYGPFNYQGNFTSQSNADFDLWLKERNSESGIRDIESILKLATSSNLALVEDYSMPANNRLLTFTKVK; from the coding sequence ATGAATAAACCATTCTCACAAGCATGTGAAAACAACAAGCGACCAATTTTAGAGATTTTGACTAAAGAATTTTCAACGGTTAATCACGTATTAGAAGTGGGCTCAGGAACAGGACAACATGCCGTATTTTTCGGCCAGCATCTGCCCCACCTAACTTGGCAAACCAGTGATTTGTTGGTGAACCATGCTGGTATTAACGCCTGGCTAGATGAAGCTGCTTTGGATAATGTACAAAAACCTATTGTGCTAGACCTTGATGATTCATTTCCACAGCTCGATAAAAACCGACCCATCGATGCTTTATATACCGCCAATACACTTCATATAGTGAGTTGGCCATTAGTGGTTAACTTCTTTAAGCTTATTGAGAAAAACCTACCCGCTAACGCAGTTATTTGTATTTATGGACCGTTTAATTACCAAGGTAACTTTACCAGCCAGAGCAATGCTGACTTTGACCTTTGGTTAAAAGAGAGAAACAGTGAAAGTGGCATTCGAGACATCGAATCAATTTTAAAATTAGCGACATCTTCCAATTTAGCCTTAGTTGAAGACTATAGTATGCCTGCTAATAACCGACTATTAACTTTTACCAAAGTAAAGTAG
- a CDS encoding GNAT family N-acetyltransferase, with protein sequence MNSDVTIRFIDSIDKVPSCNWQKLTRSNTPFNQYSLLNALEKSQSVSAKQGWQAHHLVATSDNEVIGLMPMYLKNHSWGEYVFDWDWAEAYHRNGIDYYPKLVATIPFTPVTCEKLLSSQLEIQQLFSSLTKHCNQTNINSWHILYCQALDIPLPENIFQRNTVQFHWFNQGYKTFDDFLLKFTSRKRKNTLKERCSIAQQGISIRQLKTDEISKQDLDFFYLTYQLTYLKRGHQPHLSYAFFELLVKDTNNKLLLNIANDGHEDVACALFFYDDQQLYGRYWGCTKSYKNLHFELCYYLGIEFCIENKLSRFNPGTQGEHKISRGFEPVLTHSYHWVKHSGFQSAIKQFCKQEQHHMLTHQQQCRSKLPFKNNE encoded by the coding sequence TTGAATTCAGATGTAACTATTCGCTTCATTGATAGCATCGACAAAGTTCCCTCGTGCAATTGGCAAAAATTAACTCGATCTAATACCCCATTCAATCAATATTCTTTATTAAATGCGCTAGAAAAAAGTCAGTCTGTTAGTGCTAAACAAGGCTGGCAAGCTCATCATTTAGTCGCGACTAGCGATAATGAAGTAATCGGCTTAATGCCAATGTATTTGAAAAATCATTCATGGGGTGAGTATGTTTTTGATTGGGATTGGGCCGAGGCGTATCATCGTAACGGAATAGATTATTATCCTAAATTGGTTGCGACCATTCCTTTTACGCCAGTAACTTGTGAAAAATTACTGTCATCTCAGCTGGAGATACAGCAGCTATTTTCATCCTTAACTAAGCACTGTAATCAAACCAATATTAATAGCTGGCACATATTATATTGCCAAGCGTTAGATATACCACTGCCAGAAAATATCTTTCAACGTAATACGGTACAGTTTCATTGGTTTAATCAAGGCTATAAAACATTCGATGATTTTCTGCTTAAGTTCACATCACGAAAACGAAAAAACACCCTCAAAGAAAGATGTTCAATTGCGCAACAAGGAATAAGCATTCGCCAATTAAAAACCGACGAAATCAGCAAACAAGATCTCGACTTTTTTTATTTAACGTATCAACTAACTTACTTGAAACGTGGCCACCAGCCGCACTTAAGTTATGCGTTCTTTGAGCTGTTAGTTAAAGATACAAACAATAAGCTCTTATTAAATATTGCCAATGATGGACATGAAGATGTTGCCTGTGCACTCTTTTTTTACGATGACCAACAATTGTATGGACGATACTGGGGCTGTACTAAATCATACAAAAATTTGCACTTTGAGCTTTGCTATTATCTAGGTATTGAGTTTTGTATAGAAAACAAATTAAGCCGATTTAACCCCGGAACTCAGGGTGAGCACAAAATTAGTCGAGGTTTCGAGCCAGTATTAACTCACTCTTACCACTGGGTAAAACATTCGGGTTTTCAATCAGCCATTAAACAGTTTTGTAAACAAGAGCAACACCATATGCTAACGCATCAACAACAGTGTCGTTCGAAACTACCTTTTAAAAATAATGAATAG
- a CDS encoding DUF1428 domain-containing protein → MSYVDGFVAAVPNENKEKYIEHAKASAVVFKEHGALKVVETWQDDVPDGEITSFPMAVKREANESVVFSWIIWPSKETREAGWQALIEDPRMDPENCPMPFDGKRLIYGGFNILLDE, encoded by the coding sequence ATGAGTTATGTAGACGGATTTGTTGCAGCTGTACCCAACGAGAATAAAGAAAAATACATTGAACACGCAAAGGCTTCTGCTGTTGTATTTAAAGAGCATGGCGCATTAAAGGTTGTTGAAACTTGGCAAGATGATGTTCCCGATGGTGAAATCACCTCATTCCCAATGGCTGTTAAGCGAGAAGCAAATGAGTCAGTGGTTTTCTCTTGGATTATTTGGCCTTCTAAGGAAACCCGTGAGGCAGGGTGGCAGGCGTTGATTGAAGACCCACGAATGGACCCTGAAAATTGCCCGATGCCTTTTGATGGTAAACGTTTAATTTATGGTGGCTTTAATATTCTTCTTGATGAATAA
- a CDS encoding diguanylate cyclase has product MLKNIAMLVTKYGLAYYLLFFLPANANNEFDLFSADNQNAPFIKTRMNILNSLSTNERTTQLAILYFQYNRIDLLQPLLKKIPTSPTIAGVSLKPFLQGYVHYYSGRYSQAKPYFKKAANQLAHEHLVSETDLSKDKWLAIINMYNAMNNAFLQQYTEAIKQLANIRVQAEGHGWKTLYAKADYLLGQVHYELKAYEDALNHFNRAEASYPSTDTLLIAEAMIARAQMINIVGSRRKAFELLDKAIETFEQRGDISSLAFGYLLKSYFFSKDNQPGKALLWIEKSVKLREQLGNDIDIANAYVHYSGILEENQLLAQSVIFAKKAADLVEGTDDITGQWDAFGNLAMILHAQEKYKSAFEYMHKAERALLNKARLDITTEAARLNSEFSLEIEKLKNQTLDDKNALLQSKLALEAQKQKLQNWTLMVLSIALMFIIAVVFLIYYLYSKNRQLAIQDPLTKLHNRRYIMNIGKQYFTICKRYATPMTVVMLDIDNFKQVNDQYGHKEGDNVLVFIANLCKQTLRSSDFVGRIGGEEFLFILPNTTEAKSVQFAQRLCNDIRESSVKQNQAVGCITVSLGLAHYEDFYQDFSELVNSADIALYQAKANGRNRVTQFDFNMSKALLESENKSKPVIA; this is encoded by the coding sequence ATGTTAAAAAATATCGCAATGTTAGTAACAAAATATGGATTGGCCTACTACCTACTGTTTTTCCTACCAGCAAACGCTAACAATGAATTTGATTTATTTTCTGCTGATAATCAAAACGCACCGTTTATTAAAACACGCATGAACATATTAAATTCGCTTTCTACTAATGAACGAACCACCCAGCTCGCTATACTATATTTTCAATATAACCGTATAGATCTTCTACAACCGTTGCTTAAAAAAATACCAACCTCTCCCACTATCGCTGGCGTAAGTTTAAAACCTTTCTTGCAGGGCTACGTTCACTATTATTCTGGTAGATATAGCCAGGCAAAACCCTACTTTAAAAAAGCTGCTAATCAGTTAGCGCATGAACATCTAGTATCTGAAACAGATCTAAGTAAAGACAAGTGGCTTGCCATAATCAACATGTATAACGCGATGAACAATGCCTTTTTACAACAGTATACAGAAGCAATTAAACAGTTAGCGAATATTAGAGTGCAAGCTGAGGGACATGGCTGGAAAACTTTATACGCAAAGGCAGACTACTTGTTAGGACAAGTACATTACGAACTTAAAGCTTATGAAGACGCTTTGAATCACTTTAATCGTGCTGAAGCATCCTACCCTAGTACAGACACCCTACTTATTGCTGAAGCCATGATTGCACGTGCCCAAATGATTAATATAGTTGGTTCTAGGCGAAAAGCATTTGAACTACTCGATAAAGCCATTGAAACCTTTGAACAGCGGGGTGATATTTCCAGTTTGGCTTTTGGCTATTTATTAAAGTCTTATTTTTTTAGTAAAGATAATCAGCCAGGAAAGGCATTACTTTGGATCGAAAAATCGGTAAAGTTACGAGAGCAATTGGGTAACGATATTGATATTGCTAATGCCTATGTACATTACTCGGGGATACTTGAGGAAAACCAATTACTAGCACAAAGTGTTATTTTTGCGAAAAAGGCCGCAGATTTAGTTGAAGGTACCGATGATATTACTGGTCAATGGGATGCCTTTGGCAATCTAGCGATGATTTTACACGCTCAAGAGAAATATAAATCAGCATTTGAATATATGCATAAAGCAGAACGAGCGTTATTAAATAAGGCTCGTTTAGATATCACCACGGAAGCTGCCCGCTTAAATAGTGAATTTAGTTTAGAAATTGAAAAACTAAAAAACCAAACGCTTGATGATAAAAATGCCCTACTACAAAGTAAATTAGCGTTAGAAGCACAAAAACAAAAGCTGCAGAACTGGACACTCATGGTGTTATCTATTGCGCTGATGTTCATTATTGCCGTTGTTTTCCTCATATATTATTTATATTCCAAAAACCGACAGCTGGCTATACAAGATCCTTTAACCAAGTTACATAATCGCCGCTATATAATGAATATTGGCAAGCAGTACTTTACCATCTGCAAACGTTATGCAACGCCAATGACGGTGGTTATGCTAGATATAGATAACTTCAAACAAGTAAATGATCAGTATGGTCATAAGGAAGGCGATAATGTACTCGTATTTATCGCTAATTTATGTAAACAAACCTTACGTAGTAGCGACTTTGTTGGCCGAATTGGTGGCGAAGAATTTCTGTTTATTCTACCCAATACTACTGAAGCTAAAAGCGTACAATTTGCGCAGCGACTCTGTAACGATATTCGTGAAAGCTCAGTTAAGCAAAATCAAGCCGTTGGTTGTATTACCGTTAGTTTAGGACTAGCCCACTATGAAGACTTTTACCAAGACTTCTCAGAGCTTGTTAATAGTGCCGACATCGCACTTTATCAAGCAAAAGCGAATGGCCGTAACCGAGTTACACAATTTGATTTTAATATGAGTAAAGCGCTGCTTGAAAGTGAAAATAAGTCTAAACCTGTGATAGCTTAA
- a CDS encoding DUF3943 domain-containing protein, whose amino-acid sequence MDFSKNNTLFSKSKFRISSLTLALSIASFAVSAQEAKTSEDIQLKPAINAENIDDIYREQITNSRWENLTPHADFYNSPYQISLFSPENGEDGARLWSQTSSIFAYGFAVIGMIALLPEDISNWDKEEGIFNKWSDNVKDGPVWDRDTGMLNFVGHPYFGGVYYQVARKSGYRQWDAFVYSALMSTFYWEYGIEAFAEVPSIQDLIITPVLGWTYGEWAFNTEMDIRESGGKVWGSSALGSTALALLDPVDALSVGVNNLFGKEIIRAGTGYVGVKDIVIDNSGRTESQVQLNISLQLGEGGNYSPKQYTRSTRKDDPVDTGIVGMSYGVGHVALDDHWQVEDGTTTEYSLGLYFSRSFSSRVSYSKAQLNQLASNDKIAYESYRLNGQYYFNTQSDWRPYVTAGFGEIMWHKDNDHKSFQVNAGAGLHYKINNNFALQVDWRHHYGTNTSTSEDAVAGNLIYFFGDGER is encoded by the coding sequence ATGGACTTTTCTAAAAATAATACGTTATTTAGCAAGAGTAAGTTTCGTATTAGTTCCTTAACCTTAGCCTTATCTATTGCATCTTTTGCTGTATCAGCACAAGAAGCAAAAACATCAGAAGATATCCAGCTAAAGCCAGCAATTAATGCTGAAAACATTGATGATATTTATCGAGAGCAGATAACCAATTCACGTTGGGAAAATCTGACTCCTCATGCTGATTTCTATAATTCTCCATACCAAATATCTTTGTTTTCGCCTGAAAACGGTGAAGATGGTGCGAGATTATGGTCACAAACCAGTTCTATTTTTGCCTATGGTTTTGCTGTCATTGGTATGATTGCTTTATTACCGGAAGATATTTCAAACTGGGATAAAGAAGAAGGTATCTTTAACAAGTGGTCTGATAATGTTAAAGATGGCCCTGTATGGGATAGAGACACCGGCATGTTAAATTTTGTCGGCCATCCTTATTTTGGTGGTGTCTATTACCAAGTTGCGAGAAAATCAGGTTATCGTCAATGGGATGCCTTTGTTTACTCGGCATTAATGTCTACATTCTATTGGGAATATGGTATCGAAGCTTTTGCCGAAGTACCTTCAATTCAAGATTTAATTATTACACCTGTACTAGGCTGGACCTATGGTGAATGGGCATTTAATACAGAAATGGACATTCGCGAGTCAGGTGGAAAAGTATGGGGCTCTAGTGCACTAGGAAGCACAGCTTTAGCATTACTTGACCCTGTTGATGCATTAAGTGTTGGTGTAAATAATTTATTCGGTAAAGAAATTATTCGCGCAGGTACGGGCTATGTTGGCGTTAAAGATATTGTCATTGATAATTCAGGTCGAACAGAGAGCCAAGTACAGCTAAACATTTCATTGCAATTAGGTGAGGGTGGTAATTACTCGCCTAAACAATATACACGTAGTACACGAAAAGATGATCCAGTAGATACTGGCATTGTTGGTATGTCTTATGGTGTAGGCCATGTCGCTCTTGATGATCACTGGCAGGTTGAAGACGGTACAACAACGGAATATAGCTTAGGTTTATATTTCTCTCGTAGCTTCTCGAGCCGAGTTAGTTACTCAAAAGCACAGCTTAATCAATTAGCCTCTAATGACAAAATTGCCTATGAAAGTTATCGCTTAAATGGTCAGTATTATTTTAATACTCAAAGTGACTGGCGCCCATATGTAACAGCAGGCTTTGGTGAGATCATGTGGCATAAAGATAATGATCATAAATCCTTCCAAGTTAATGCCGGTGCAGGTTTACACTATAAAATTAATAATAACTTTGCATTACAAGTTGATTGGCGACACCACTATGGTACTAACACCAGTACCAGTGAAGATGCCGTTGCAGGCAATTTAATTTACTTCTTTGGTGACGGTGAGCGTTAA
- a CDS encoding tetratricopeptide repeat protein, which produces MNKIKPSYLLLLPLLFACQTTQAPLPTEVSSGKQLYLDSSFIASEPYVIETEEDIFSLDDAMLEVVNTKLKNDKHIKARSQILLDHIFNKENIALSYDGNANVTARQAFHSGSANCLSLTIMAYALAVEAGMNVSFQQINVPEYWVRNGQYNQLTGHINLLVEENVDVTRQVIWGLGALQIDFDPSAAKKSFSKKVIDKNTVLAMFYNNKGANAMVNNNYPLAYQYFKQATLQDNSFSATWGNLGILYRLNGYKTEAEKVYRHAISLDNNNLNALSNLALLLYSQERNFEAVEIEQYIKKIRNKNPYYHAVLADEAFYNGNFKVAEQHYKDAIELDKNEHEFYFGLAKIYYMQNKLMSAKKSMRMAILLNKSDDIDEQYIAKLNVLKRAKVTY; this is translated from the coding sequence ATGAATAAAATAAAACCTTCGTACTTATTGCTGTTACCCCTTCTTTTCGCCTGTCAAACTACTCAAGCTCCATTACCCACAGAAGTTTCTAGCGGAAAACAACTTTATTTAGATAGTAGTTTTATCGCATCTGAACCTTATGTTATTGAAACAGAAGAAGATATTTTCTCACTTGATGATGCCATGCTTGAGGTTGTTAATACTAAGCTCAAAAATGATAAGCATATTAAAGCGCGTTCTCAAATCTTACTGGATCATATTTTTAATAAAGAGAATATTGCCTTAAGTTATGATGGCAATGCTAATGTCACCGCCCGACAAGCCTTTCATAGCGGAAGCGCCAATTGTCTTTCATTAACCATTATGGCGTATGCGTTAGCAGTGGAAGCCGGCATGAATGTAAGCTTTCAGCAAATCAATGTCCCTGAATACTGGGTGAGAAATGGTCAATATAACCAATTAACAGGTCATATCAACCTACTTGTAGAAGAAAATGTTGATGTTACTAGACAAGTCATTTGGGGCTTAGGAGCTTTGCAAATTGACTTTGATCCTAGTGCAGCCAAAAAATCATTCTCTAAAAAGGTCATCGATAAAAATACCGTATTGGCGATGTTTTATAATAACAAAGGAGCCAATGCCATGGTTAATAATAATTACCCACTTGCATATCAGTATTTTAAACAAGCTACCTTGCAGGACAACTCGTTTAGCGCAACATGGGGGAATTTAGGCATCCTTTATCGACTGAATGGTTATAAAACTGAAGCTGAGAAAGTATATAGACACGCAATTAGTTTGGATAATAATAATTTAAACGCTTTATCAAACTTAGCATTGCTTTTATATAGCCAAGAGCGAAATTTTGAAGCCGTTGAAATAGAACAGTACATTAAAAAAATTCGTAATAAGAATCCGTATTACCATGCGGTACTTGCTGATGAAGCCTTCTATAATGGTAACTTTAAAGTAGCAGAACAGCACTATAAAGATGCTATTGAGTTAGATAAAAACGAGCACGAATTTTATTTTGGTTTAGCAAAAATTTACTACATGCAAAACAAGTTAATGTCGGCAAAAAAGTCTATGAGAATGGCTATCTTACTCAATAAATCAGATGATATTGACGAGCAATATATTGCAAAACTAAATGTGTTAAAAAGAGCTAAGGTGACTTATTAA
- a CDS encoding M28 family peptidase, with the protein MRFYLVCLSVTLFYCSTGSTQCISNDILAVNKLNENQLLTRLEVLSSDSFAGRKFASKENIQVQQYLITQLQAANISPFKGQYLHSFEHEQMFSTKQGANIIGLIKGRLHPEKYIVLTAHYDHLGKKGSKFFPGADDNASGVSSLLAFGEALSLNPLNHSVILLFTDGEEVSLLGAKYFVKQQEQLLKDIKLNINIDMIAGSKKTKKLRYISSPMAQLVNEQQQQCLAKLRKKSSVKIVKGFRSHRTNNSLDKRTNWRMASDHGVFAKQDIPYIYFGIGTHKNYHSVSDSFENINVPFYLSAATSIYQQLRFIDLVI; encoded by the coding sequence ATGCGATTTTACCTTGTTTGTTTATCTGTTACTTTATTTTATTGCTCAACTGGCTCGACTCAGTGCATTAGTAACGATATTCTTGCTGTAAATAAATTAAATGAAAACCAGTTATTAACAAGGTTAGAAGTACTCTCGTCAGATTCTTTTGCCGGACGAAAGTTTGCCAGTAAAGAAAACATTCAAGTACAACAATATTTAATCACGCAGTTACAAGCAGCTAATATTTCACCTTTTAAAGGCCAATATTTACATAGCTTTGAACACGAGCAAATGTTCTCTACCAAGCAAGGCGCTAATATTATTGGCTTAATAAAAGGGCGCCTTCATCCAGAAAAATACATTGTACTGACTGCGCATTACGATCATTTAGGGAAAAAAGGCTCAAAATTTTTCCCCGGTGCAGATGATAATGCCTCTGGTGTCTCTTCTTTATTAGCGTTTGGCGAAGCGCTAAGTCTTAACCCTTTAAATCACAGTGTTATTTTATTATTTACCGACGGTGAAGAAGTGAGCTTACTCGGCGCAAAGTATTTTGTTAAACAGCAAGAACAACTACTTAAGGATATTAAGTTAAACATCAATATAGATATGATTGCTGGCAGTAAAAAAACCAAAAAATTACGATACATATCAAGCCCAATGGCTCAATTGGTTAATGAGCAACAACAGCAGTGTTTAGCTAAATTACGCAAAAAATCATCGGTAAAGATCGTGAAAGGATTTCGTAGTCACAGAACAAATAACTCGCTTGATAAACGCACTAATTGGCGTATGGCAAGTGATCACGGTGTTTTTGCCAAGCAAGATATTCCCTATATTTACTTTGGTATTGGTACCCATAAAAACTATCATTCAGTGTCAGATAGTTTTGAAAACATTAATGTACCGTTTTATTTAAGTGCTGCAACAAGCATTTATCAACAATTACGCTTTATAGATTTAGTCATATAA
- a CDS encoding NRDE family protein, giving the protein MCILFIAIDQHPDYPVIICANRDEFHQRPTKSMHLWQQKNILAGKDLQAGGSWLGLSPEQNFAALTNYRKLPLSEEPKKSRGELVLKALEGVTDNLPKQLEKSAAQYHGYNLIYGSLEQLYCYDSINNKHHQLTKGIHSICNGALDDIWPKMSEGEQLLKNTVNSNKPLSIDSLFEIMANNKQALPELLPDTGLTKEWEQMLSAIFIVSPSYGTRTTTIITKDVHNNIDVYDRSYAPSGDVIKQQDFNLKAVFT; this is encoded by the coding sequence ATGTGCATTTTATTTATAGCCATTGACCAACATCCAGATTACCCAGTAATTATTTGCGCCAATAGAGATGAGTTTCATCAGCGTCCGACAAAGTCTATGCACCTGTGGCAGCAAAAAAATATTTTAGCTGGTAAAGATCTACAAGCAGGTGGCTCTTGGCTAGGGCTTTCACCCGAGCAGAACTTTGCAGCGCTAACTAATTATCGAAAACTACCATTAAGTGAGGAGCCTAAAAAATCTCGTGGTGAATTGGTGTTAAAAGCTCTTGAGGGAGTGACTGACAATTTACCTAAACAGTTAGAAAAATCAGCAGCTCAATATCATGGTTATAACTTAATTTACGGTTCATTAGAGCAGTTATATTGCTACGATAGTATCAATAATAAACATCATCAATTGACTAAAGGAATTCACAGCATTTGTAATGGTGCACTTGATGATATTTGGCCAAAAATGTCTGAAGGCGAACAACTACTAAAAAACACTGTGAACTCAAATAAACCTTTGTCTATTGATTCATTGTTTGAAATTATGGCAAATAATAAGCAAGCATTGCCTGAATTACTGCCTGATACAGGGCTAACAAAGGAATGGGAACAAATGCTAAGCGCCATCTTTATAGTATCACCAAGTTATGGAACGAGAACAACAACCATCATAACCAAAGATGTTCATAATAATATTGATGTTTATGACAGAAGTTATGCTCCTTCAGGTGATGTTATTAAGCAGCAAGATTTCAACTTAAAAGCTGTTTTTACATAG